A genome region from Ahaetulla prasina isolate Xishuangbanna chromosome 8, ASM2864084v1, whole genome shotgun sequence includes the following:
- the COPS4 gene encoding COP9 signalosome complex subunit 4 isoform X1, protein MAASVRQELTQLMSSSGSHKDLAGKYRQILEKAIQLSGVEQLEALKAFVEAMVNENVSLVISRQLLTDFCTHLPNLPDSTAKEIYHFTLEKIQPRVISFEEQVASIRQHLASIYEKEEDWRNAAQVLVGIPLETGQKQYNVDYKLETYLKIARLYLEDDDPVQAEAYINRASLLQNESTNEQLQIHYKVCYARVLDYRRKFIEAAQRYNELSYKSIVHESERLEALKHALHCTILASAGQQRSRMLATLFKDERCQQLAAYGILEKMYLDRIIRGNQLQEFAAMLMPHQKATTADGTLPSSSILDRAVIEHNLLSASKLYNNITFEELGALLEIPAAKAEKIASQMITEGRMNGFIDQIDGIVHFETREALPTWDKQIQSLCFQVNNLLEKISQTAPEWTAQAMEAQMAQ, encoded by the exons ATGGCGGCTTCCGTGAGGCAGGAGCTGACCCAGCTCATGAGCTCCAGCGGCTCCCACAAGGACCTGGCGGGGAA GTATCGACAgatactggagaaagcaattcagCTGTCAGGAGTGGAACAACTGGAAGCATTAAAAGCTTTTGTAGAAGCAA TGGTAAACGAAAATGTCAGTTTAGTAATTTCACGCCAGTTGCTGACTGACTTTTGCACACATCTTCCAAATCTTCCCGATAGTACAGCCAAAGAAATCTACCACTTCACCTTGGAAAAGATCCAACCTCGTGTAATTTCATTTGAGGAACAG GTTGCTTCTATAAGACAACACCTCGCATCCATTTAtgagaaagaagaagattggcGGAACGCAGCACAGGTGCTGGTGGGGATTCCTCTTGAAACAGGACAAAA GCAGTACAATGTGGATTACAAATTGGAAACTTATCTGAAAATTGCACGACTTTATCTGGAGGATGATGATCCCGTTCAGGCTGAGGCTTATATAAATAGAGCATCTCTTCTTCAAAATGAATCAACCAATGAGCAGTTACAAATTCATTATAAG GTATGCTATGCTCGTGTTCTTGACTACAGAAGGAAATTCATTGAAGCTGCCCAAAGATATAATGAGCTTTCTTATAAAAGCATAGTCCATGAAAGTGAGCGGCTTGAAGCCCTGAAGCACGCCTTGCATTGTACGATCTTAGCCTCAGCAG GACAGCAGCGCTCCCGAATGTTAGCCACCCTCTTCAAGGATGAAAGATGCCAGCAGCTTGCAGCCTACGGCATACTGGAGAAAATGTACCTTGACAGGATTATAAGGGGAAACCAATTGCAAGAGTTCGCTGCAATGCTCATGCCCCATCAGAAAGCAACAACAGCCGATGGTACTTTGCCTA gtTCTAGTATTTTGGACAGAGCTGTCATTGAACATAATTTGCTATCTGCAAGCAAACTATATAACAACATTACCTTTGAAGAACTTGGAGCTTTATTAGAAATACCTGCCGCCAAG gcGGAAAAGATAGCCTCCCAGATGATAACCGAGGGACGTATGAATGGCTTTATTGATCAAATAGACGGAATAGTCCACTTTGAAA cacggGAAGCCTTACCGACGTGGGACAAACAGATCCAGTCACTTTGCTTCCAAGTTAACAATCTTTTGGAGAAGATAAGTCAGACCGCCCCTGAATGGACAGCACAAGCAATGGAAGCTCAAATGGCTCAATAG
- the COPS4 gene encoding COP9 signalosome complex subunit 4 isoform X2, translating to MAASVRQELTQLMSSSGSHKDLAGKYRQILEKAIQLSGVEQLEALKAFVEAMVNENVSLVISRQLLTDFCTHLPNLPDSTAKEIYHFTLEKIQPRVISFEEQVASIRQHLASIYEKEEDWRNAAQVLVGIPLETGQKQYNVDYKLETYLKIARLYLEDDDPVQAEAYINRASLLQNESTNEQLQIHYKVCYARVLDYRRKFIEAAQRYNELSYKSIVHESERLEALKHALHCTILASAGQQRSRMLATLFKDERCQQLAAYGILEKMYLDRIIRGNQLQEFAAMLMPHQKATTADGSSILDRAVIEHNLLSASKLYNNITFEELGALLEIPAAKAEKIASQMITEGRMNGFIDQIDGIVHFETREALPTWDKQIQSLCFQVNNLLEKISQTAPEWTAQAMEAQMAQ from the exons ATGGCGGCTTCCGTGAGGCAGGAGCTGACCCAGCTCATGAGCTCCAGCGGCTCCCACAAGGACCTGGCGGGGAA GTATCGACAgatactggagaaagcaattcagCTGTCAGGAGTGGAACAACTGGAAGCATTAAAAGCTTTTGTAGAAGCAA TGGTAAACGAAAATGTCAGTTTAGTAATTTCACGCCAGTTGCTGACTGACTTTTGCACACATCTTCCAAATCTTCCCGATAGTACAGCCAAAGAAATCTACCACTTCACCTTGGAAAAGATCCAACCTCGTGTAATTTCATTTGAGGAACAG GTTGCTTCTATAAGACAACACCTCGCATCCATTTAtgagaaagaagaagattggcGGAACGCAGCACAGGTGCTGGTGGGGATTCCTCTTGAAACAGGACAAAA GCAGTACAATGTGGATTACAAATTGGAAACTTATCTGAAAATTGCACGACTTTATCTGGAGGATGATGATCCCGTTCAGGCTGAGGCTTATATAAATAGAGCATCTCTTCTTCAAAATGAATCAACCAATGAGCAGTTACAAATTCATTATAAG GTATGCTATGCTCGTGTTCTTGACTACAGAAGGAAATTCATTGAAGCTGCCCAAAGATATAATGAGCTTTCTTATAAAAGCATAGTCCATGAAAGTGAGCGGCTTGAAGCCCTGAAGCACGCCTTGCATTGTACGATCTTAGCCTCAGCAG GACAGCAGCGCTCCCGAATGTTAGCCACCCTCTTCAAGGATGAAAGATGCCAGCAGCTTGCAGCCTACGGCATACTGGAGAAAATGTACCTTGACAGGATTATAAGGGGAAACCAATTGCAAGAGTTCGCTGCAATGCTCATGCCCCATCAGAAAGCAACAACAGCCGATG gtTCTAGTATTTTGGACAGAGCTGTCATTGAACATAATTTGCTATCTGCAAGCAAACTATATAACAACATTACCTTTGAAGAACTTGGAGCTTTATTAGAAATACCTGCCGCCAAG gcGGAAAAGATAGCCTCCCAGATGATAACCGAGGGACGTATGAATGGCTTTATTGATCAAATAGACGGAATAGTCCACTTTGAAA cacggGAAGCCTTACCGACGTGGGACAAACAGATCCAGTCACTTTGCTTCCAAGTTAACAATCTTTTGGAGAAGATAAGTCAGACCGCCCCTGAATGGACAGCACAAGCAATGGAAGCTCAAATGGCTCAATAG
- the COPS4 gene encoding COP9 signalosome complex subunit 4 isoform X3, with translation MVNENVSLVISRQLLTDFCTHLPNLPDSTAKEIYHFTLEKIQPRVISFEEQVASIRQHLASIYEKEEDWRNAAQVLVGIPLETGQKQYNVDYKLETYLKIARLYLEDDDPVQAEAYINRASLLQNESTNEQLQIHYKVCYARVLDYRRKFIEAAQRYNELSYKSIVHESERLEALKHALHCTILASAGQQRSRMLATLFKDERCQQLAAYGILEKMYLDRIIRGNQLQEFAAMLMPHQKATTADGTLPSSSILDRAVIEHNLLSASKLYNNITFEELGALLEIPAAKAEKIASQMITEGRMNGFIDQIDGIVHFETREALPTWDKQIQSLCFQVNNLLEKISQTAPEWTAQAMEAQMAQ, from the exons A TGGTAAACGAAAATGTCAGTTTAGTAATTTCACGCCAGTTGCTGACTGACTTTTGCACACATCTTCCAAATCTTCCCGATAGTACAGCCAAAGAAATCTACCACTTCACCTTGGAAAAGATCCAACCTCGTGTAATTTCATTTGAGGAACAG GTTGCTTCTATAAGACAACACCTCGCATCCATTTAtgagaaagaagaagattggcGGAACGCAGCACAGGTGCTGGTGGGGATTCCTCTTGAAACAGGACAAAA GCAGTACAATGTGGATTACAAATTGGAAACTTATCTGAAAATTGCACGACTTTATCTGGAGGATGATGATCCCGTTCAGGCTGAGGCTTATATAAATAGAGCATCTCTTCTTCAAAATGAATCAACCAATGAGCAGTTACAAATTCATTATAAG GTATGCTATGCTCGTGTTCTTGACTACAGAAGGAAATTCATTGAAGCTGCCCAAAGATATAATGAGCTTTCTTATAAAAGCATAGTCCATGAAAGTGAGCGGCTTGAAGCCCTGAAGCACGCCTTGCATTGTACGATCTTAGCCTCAGCAG GACAGCAGCGCTCCCGAATGTTAGCCACCCTCTTCAAGGATGAAAGATGCCAGCAGCTTGCAGCCTACGGCATACTGGAGAAAATGTACCTTGACAGGATTATAAGGGGAAACCAATTGCAAGAGTTCGCTGCAATGCTCATGCCCCATCAGAAAGCAACAACAGCCGATGGTACTTTGCCTA gtTCTAGTATTTTGGACAGAGCTGTCATTGAACATAATTTGCTATCTGCAAGCAAACTATATAACAACATTACCTTTGAAGAACTTGGAGCTTTATTAGAAATACCTGCCGCCAAG gcGGAAAAGATAGCCTCCCAGATGATAACCGAGGGACGTATGAATGGCTTTATTGATCAAATAGACGGAATAGTCCACTTTGAAA cacggGAAGCCTTACCGACGTGGGACAAACAGATCCAGTCACTTTGCTTCCAAGTTAACAATCTTTTGGAGAAGATAAGTCAGACCGCCCCTGAATGGACAGCACAAGCAATGGAAGCTCAAATGGCTCAATAG